AGCTGACTCTGCTAAACCTCTGCCTTTAGATAGAGGTTTAGACGAAATAAGGGAAATTTTACGCTAAAGCCCCATAAACCTGCCTTTAGGGTGACGATCCCCTGACAAGCTCTGATCAGCTACTAACCTTACCTAATGTCACCTCTCTTACGAATCCTCTATTCCTGCCTGGTATTTCTCCTTAGCAGTGCTATTTTTTTCTTGAGTGCTTGGATTGTAGTTCCAGCGCCAACATTGGCCTTGCTGCGCTTGGGTGTAGCTACTCCAGAACTGAGCCCTTGGTTGGTCGGGTTCAATGCGATCGCTTGTCTCCTCGCAGTTTTAGGAATGCGACGCAGTTGGCTCCAACGGTTGGCTGTAGTGTTGAGCCTGATTGGGTTAGGGCTGAGTATGCTTCCCTTGCTTCAAGTGCCTCTAACTGTGCAACAAACTAACGCTGAGTTGCAAATGAATTTAGGGCCGAGCTATGAGCAAATTAGTCAGCAGCTCGATCGCCAAGCAGCCCAAAGCCAAAATACTCAAAGCCGAGGTGCCCAAAACCAAAGTATAGAGAGACCGCGATCGCAACCTTTTATTTTGCAGCAGGTTTTTACCGGAATTCCAGCCAGTCCGGTGCGTTATAACCCCAATATCAACTTCGCCAAACCAGACGGCGTACAGCTCAGCATGGATATTTACCGACCGCCTCAGGTAGGTCGCTATCCAGCCTTAGTCGTGATTTATGGAGGAGCTTGGCGAGGGGGAAGCCCGTTGGCTAATGCTGCCTTCAGCCGTTACATGGCTGCAAGAGGTTATACGGTCTTTGCGATCGACTACCGCCATGCTCCTCAGCATCCTTTTCCAGCCCAATTAGAGGATGTCCGCACCGCCTTAGCTTTTGTGCGCGAACATGCCAATGAATATGAAGCAGACGGCGATCGCATGGCCTTGCTGGGTCGTTCAGCAGGAGGGCACTTGGCGATGCTAGCAGCCTACCAACCCGATGCTCTGCCAATTCGGGCAGTGGTCAGCTACTACGGCCCTTTCAACTTAACGGCAGGTTACGCCGATCCGCCTGAACCTGACCCGATTAACGTGCGGGCAGTTTTAAGAGCTTTCTTGGGCGGCACCCCAACCGAGAAACCCATTCTGTATCGCAAGGCTTCCCCCGCTACTTATGTCACCCGGCCTTTGCCCCCCACATTGCTCGTTCATGGTCGGCGCGATCATCTGGTGGAAGTCAAATTTGCCCAGCGCATGTACCAACGGTTGCGGTCTGTCGGTAGCCCCGTAGCCCTGCTAGAGCTTCCTTGGGCCGAGCACAGCTTTGATGAAGTCTTTCAAGGGTTAGGGAGCCAAGTGACTCTCTATTATGTCGAGCGGTTTCTGGCTTGGGCCTTACGTTAGCCTCAACGGTTCGAGTTGGCAGATTTGAGTTAGCGATTAACTGTACTCATGTCAGCATAGCGATCGCCCACGGCAAACCCTTTCGGAGCCACCTCATCTATCCGCGCTACCTCTTCCGTTGTTAAGGAGATCTCTACCGCCACTGCATTTTCCTCCAAATATTGCCGCCGTTTGGTTCCTGGAATCGGCACAATGTCTTGACCTTGAGCCAGCAACCAAGCCAAAGCTAACTGACACGGGGTTACTTGTTTCTCCGCTGCAATCTGTTGCACTCGCTCTACCAGGTGCAGGTTTTTGTTAAAGTTTTCTCCCTGGAGGCGAGGTGAATGTCGTCGATAGTCATCTGGAGCTAAATCATCCAAGCTCTTGATCTGTCCCGAAAGAAAGCCTCGACCGAGGGGGCTGTAGGCGACAAAACCAATTCCTAATTCTCGGACTGTCGGTAAAATCTCGTCTTCTGGGTCACGACTCCAGAGCGAATATTCCGTCTGCAACGCACTGATCGGATGCACCGCTTGCGCCCGCCGAATCGTGGCAGGTGCCGCCTCCGACATGCCTAAATAGCGCACCTTTCCCTGCTGCACCAACTCCGCCATTGCTCCAATCGTTTCTTCAATCGGTACAGTTGCGTCTACTCGATGCTGGTAGTAGAGATCGATATAATCAACACCGAGTCTTTGCAGAGAGGCATCACAGCATTGCCGCACATACTCTGGCTTGCCATTCACACCAAGGAATTTTCCATCCTCACTGCGTTCATTGCCAAACTTAGTCGCCAAAACCACCTGATCTCGACGATCCGCGATCGCCCGTCCTACCAACTTCTCATTGGTAAACGGCCCATACATATCCGCTGTATCTAAAAATGTCACCCCCAGTTCCAAAGCCCGGTGAATTGTCGCGATCGACTCCGCCTCATCCCCCGCACCATAGAACTCAGACATACCCATACAGCCCAAGCCGATCGCAGAAACCGCTAAGCCTTGACTACCCAGTTGTCGAGTCTGCATTCTTGATCTCCATGCCATCAATTGCCAACTATTGCAGCACCTGGATAGAGAACAGCACCCTCCTTAGGACTGAAATGTTCTGAATTCCCAAAATTACCCCTCCCAAACCCTCCCCGATGCGGAGAGGGCTTTGAAAACATGGTTAAAGACAAACTTTTGGAGGGGGTCTGGGGGACGCAACCGTCCCTCATCGGGGGTTTGGGGGCGAGTGCCCCCAAGGGTTCGGTTCTTTAAGTAGTTAAACTGCCTGTTTCTCGTGCAACTGGGACTTCAACTCACTCGGAGCAAACGCCCCAAACTCAGTCACGATGGCCGTAATCAGCTCCGCAGGTGTCACATCAAACGCGGGATTGTAGAACTCTACACCTGGCGAACAAATACGAGTGTCACCCACTTGGTAAATCTCTACCGGATCGCGCTCCTCAATAGGAATCCCGCTACCATCCGACAAGGAAAAGTCAATCGTGGACAGGGGAGCCGCTACAAAGAACGGAATATTGTGGGCTTTGGCTGCGATCGCCACACTATAGGTACCAATCTTATTTGCCGCATCTCCATTAGCTGCAATGCGATCGGCCCCAACCACAACGGCATGGATCAGACCCTGCTTCATGCAGTGCGCCGCCATCCCATCTGAAATCAGCGTCACTGGGATGCCTTCTTGGACACATTCCCAAGCTGTTAGCTTCGCCCCTTGTAACCGAGGCCGAGTTTCATCCGCATAAACTCGCTCTAGCCGTCCATCTCGCCAAGCCGAGCGCACCACACCCAGCGCGGTGCCATATCCTGCCGTTGCCAAAGCTCCTGCATTACAGTGAGTCAAAATCCGCAGCTTTTCTGGGCTGGTGGGTAGTGCCTTCACTCCATAATCGCCGATCGCCTGACAGGTTTGAATATCATCCGCATTGATTTGCTTCGCCGTTTCTAGCAGCGTTTCCTTCAGATATTCCACAGGCCCAATCGTCTGCCGTGCTGTCTTCAACATCCGCGCGATCGCCCAGAACAAATTCACCGCAGTCGGACGAGTTTCCCGCAACTCCTGAGCCACTGTTTCTAGTTGAGCCAAAAATTGATCGCGATCGCTGGTCTGAATCGCTCGTGCCCCTAAGTACATACCGTAGGCCGCTGCCACCCCGATCGCCGGAGCCCCCCGCACAATCATGGTCTTAATTGCCCTTGCCATGTCTTCATAGCGGCTAATTTCCACAACGGCATATTCGTTGGGCAAACGGGTTTGGTCAATTAGCAAGACTCGGTCTTCTTGCCAAACAACGGGATATACCTGAGCAACGGTAGACAACATAAATATTTCAGCAGATTAAAAAACGTCAACAAAGCGATCGAGCCACTATAAAACGTTACCAGACTCTCTTTTATAAAAACTACTTATCTACAGTCCTGCCCAAGCTTGGCTTACTACGGAAGCTCAATACTATAAAGAAAAAGAAGCAGATTGATTGGCCGATCAACTATCAAATTTATAAGGTAATATGAATTTATAAAGTCTTGCTGCCCAATCAAGATAACTATTCGCTTTGACACCCTGTCTTAGGTTTTTAAAGTCAGTAGGTCAATGGGGCGTAACAGTGAGTATCCCACTAAAGTCAAACGCGCATGAAAGCTAAAACTGCCAATTTGCATAATAAAGGCTCTAGTGATGTCAACGTCTCGCCACGAGAAGAACTTGTCCTGCTCACACTTTATAACAAAGAACTCTATGGCCTACAAATTCCACAGGCTATGGAGGATGCTAGCGGGGGGCAGCGCCAAATGGGAATTGGGACGCTCTACCCTACTCTCCATACTCTGGAAAAGAAGGGGCTGGTTGAATCGCGATGGGGAGATGAAACTCGCGAAGAACGCGGTGGAGCAAGACGACGCTACT
This region of Trichocoleus desertorum NBK24 genomic DNA includes:
- a CDS encoding alpha/beta hydrolase, producing MSAWIVVPAPTLALLRLGVATPELSPWLVGFNAIACLLAVLGMRRSWLQRLAVVLSLIGLGLSMLPLLQVPLTVQQTNAELQMNLGPSYEQISQQLDRQAAQSQNTQSRGAQNQSIERPRSQPFILQQVFTGIPASPVRYNPNINFAKPDGVQLSMDIYRPPQVGRYPALVVIYGGAWRGGSPLANAAFSRYMAARGYTVFAIDYRHAPQHPFPAQLEDVRTALAFVREHANEYEADGDRMALLGRSAGGHLAMLAAYQPDALPIRAVVSYYGPFNLTAGYADPPEPDPINVRAVLRAFLGGTPTEKPILYRKASPATYVTRPLPPTLLVHGRRDHLVEVKFAQRMYQRLRSVGSPVALLELPWAEHSFDEVFQGLGSQVTLYYVERFLAWALR
- a CDS encoding aldo/keto reductase, translating into MQTRQLGSQGLAVSAIGLGCMGMSEFYGAGDEAESIATIHRALELGVTFLDTADMYGPFTNEKLVGRAIADRRDQVVLATKFGNERSEDGKFLGVNGKPEYVRQCCDASLQRLGVDYIDLYYQHRVDATVPIEETIGAMAELVQQGKVRYLGMSEAAPATIRRAQAVHPISALQTEYSLWSRDPEDEILPTVRELGIGFVAYSPLGRGFLSGQIKSLDDLAPDDYRRHSPRLQGENFNKNLHLVERVQQIAAEKQVTPCQLALAWLLAQGQDIVPIPGTKRRQYLEENAVAVEISLTTEEVARIDEVAPKGFAVGDRYADMSTVNR
- the mtnA gene encoding S-methyl-5-thioribose-1-phosphate isomerase, producing the protein MLSTVAQVYPVVWQEDRVLLIDQTRLPNEYAVVEISRYEDMARAIKTMIVRGAPAIGVAAAYGMYLGARAIQTSDRDQFLAQLETVAQELRETRPTAVNLFWAIARMLKTARQTIGPVEYLKETLLETAKQINADDIQTCQAIGDYGVKALPTSPEKLRILTHCNAGALATAGYGTALGVVRSAWRDGRLERVYADETRPRLQGAKLTAWECVQEGIPVTLISDGMAAHCMKQGLIHAVVVGADRIAANGDAANKIGTYSVAIAAKAHNIPFFVAAPLSTIDFSLSDGSGIPIEERDPVEIYQVGDTRICSPGVEFYNPAFDVTPAELITAIVTEFGAFAPSELKSQLHEKQAV
- a CDS encoding PadR family transcriptional regulator: MKAKTANLHNKGSSDVNVSPREELVLLTLYNKELYGLQIPQAMEDASGGQRQMGIGTLYPTLHTLEKKGLVESRWGDETREERGGARRRYYKLTGSGVTTLKAIQAFRSNLLSWQPV